From the bacterium genome, the window CGGATTTTCCTCGGTGGCGGTATCGGGTATGTTTATTGGGAAGGAACCCAGCATACCCCAACGGTTAAACGAACAGATAGAGGAGTCCCGCGAACACCAGCAGGAACGCTAGCGGTAGTTGGCGACCTGAAACAGATGAGTCCGAAATGGATAAAAGCGGTTAGTTTCACCGGTTATGGAGTTTCGTTAGCGGTTGGAATTGGTGTTCCAATTCCAATTCTAAATGAAGAGATTCTAGAATACACCACCATTAAAGATGAGGATATCGTTGCGCCGATAGTAGATTACGCTACGGCATATCCAGAACGTAAACCAGATATTCTCGGAGAAGTTGATTATAAACAGTTACGGAGCGGAACGATTAAACTCAATGGGAAAGATGTACCGACTGGCGGGTTATCGAGTTATGCGAAAGCGCGTGAAATCGCGTTATTGTTAAAACAATGGATTCAAGAAAGGAAATTCCTGCTAACAGAAGCAGTGCAACCATTACCTGGACCCGAATCCGGTCAGACTTTTAAGCCATTGAATGACCGACCATAAAAAGAAAATTTCACATTCAAAACCTAGCGAAGAGAAGTTAAACTTCTCTTCGCTATTACCAAGGAGTTAGATTATGTTTAAAGAGAAACTGGTTCTAAATTTTCCACATTCGACGATTGACCAACCGATAATTTATCGGTTGATTAAAGACCATGATGTTGAAGTGAATATCCTTCGCGCGCGGATTACCCCGAAAGAAGAAGGAGAAATGGTAGTAGAATTAACCGGAAGAAGTAAACAACATCTCCAACAGGTTCGAGACTATTTGATTGCACATGGTGTTAAACTGCAACCTCTAGAAAAGGATATCACCTGGATTCAAGACCGATGCACGCACTGTACCGTTTGCGTTGCTGTTTGTCCAGTTAGAGCGTTTAAAGTTGACCTTAAAACGAAAGAAATTACGTTCGATAGAGAAAAATGTATCGCGTGTGAACTCTGTATTCCAGCATGTCCGTATCGGGCAATGGAAATCCGCATTTAAGGTTATGCATCAAGAACGAACTTATCGTGCGCGATCTGTTGCTTCGGATTTAGTCCGGTTTGAAGTGGGTATTCAAGAGACTGATTTATTGATTTTTGCTGAGAGAGACCTGAAAGCAGAAGCGACCGCAGCGGTGTTAAAATATCGGAACCAAATTGAAGACTATATTATTCAAGATCCGGAATTTCAGACGATATTAGTTCCGTATCCCGTATCAGAGCTCGCGCCACAAATTGTTAAACAGATGGCAGCCGCAGCGAATCAAGCTAACGTCGGACCGATGGCAGCGATCGCTGGAGCGATAGCGGATTTTGTGGCGCTGGATTTAGCAGATAATACTAGGGATTTGATTATCGAAAATGGCGGCGATATTTACATCCGAACCCAGAAACCACGACGAATCCTAATTTATGCCGGCAACTCGCCATATTCCGAAAAGGTTGGAATTGAAATCAGACCGGAACAAACTCCATGTGGAGTATGTACTTCCTCAGGAACAGTTGGTCATTCGTTAAGTTTTGGTAAAGCGGATGCTGTGACTATTGTAGCGAAAACCGCAACGTTAGCTGATGCGGTAGCTACCGCCGTTGGGAATATCATTAAAGAACCTACGGATATTAACGCTGGGATAGCATTTGCTCGAAATATTCAAGGGATCACCGGCGTGGTCATTATCATCAAAGATAAACTTGGTGTCTGGGGAGATATCCAATTATGGAAATAACTCACTCTTTTATCCAAGCAATTTTAGTTAATGGAATTATTGCCGGTATCGCCTATTACACAAAAGTGGTTCGTAAATCTGGGATAATCGGTGGATTATTGGTCGGGATACCGATTTATTATTTTCTCGGATACCGCGGGTTTATCATACTATTTGCGATGTTTATTTTAGGAACATTGGCAACCAAAATTGGATTTAGAACAAAACAAGACCTTGGATTAGCTGAAGCGGAAGCAGGAGCACGCGGATTCACTAATGTGATTGCAAAATGTTTACCTGGGGTAGTGTTTGCTTTTCTAAGTTCATTTGCTGATGAGTATAGCGGTTTTTTCTTCAAAGCGATGTCATTAGGATTTATCACATCATTTGCAACCGGCGCGTTTGATACCGTCTCTGGTGAAATTGGGCAAGTATATGGTAAACGCGCATTTACCCTACTCCCGCCTAAAAAAGCTAAACCGGGAACTGAAGGCGCAATTTCTTTCGAGGGTACCCTAGCAGGACTACTCGCTGCGCTCATTGTCATTCTATTAGGTTATTGGCTGATTTTATCTCAATGCCCGATGAAATTTAAACAAGCGGTTTTTATTCCAATCACGGCAGCTATCATAGCAAATCTAATTGAAAGTATCCTTGGTTCGCAGTTCGAACAAAAACAATTACTCGGTAAATTTGGGTCAAATCTTATTAATATAACCCTTGGTGGTACTCTCGCAGTATTACTTTTCAGAATTCTATGAAAATTATAGAAAAAATAAAGTTATATTGGAATTTTACTCGACCATTTACCCTCGTTGCACCAGCGTTAGGGTTTTTCTCCGGTGGTATCACTGCGGTTGGGTCTAGAGCGCATCGCGTAGGACTTAGTTTTTTCCAAGAAATCAACTGGATGCAGGATGTATATTTTATTCTACTCGGTTCCTTAATGGCAGCAACCTTAAACGCAGCGTCGAATGTTCTCAATCAAATTTACGATCTGCCGATAGATAAATTTAATAAACCAAACCGACCATTATGTACCGGGATTATCTCGATACACTCCGCGAAAATTTATGCAGGATTTCTATACGCGATTGCCCTGTTGCTCGGTTGGTTTGTAGCACCACACGGACGGCATGAATGTTTCTGGCTAGCGTTCATCGCTGCCGTTTTTACGTACATCTATTCCGTTCCACCAATTCGTACGAAACGATTAGGTATGATAGCAAATATTACTATAGCAATCCCGCGCGGGGTTATGCTTAAAGTTGCAGGGTGGTCAGCCGGACTGACCATTTTTTTGGCTGAACCGTGGTATATCGGCTTAATTTTCGGTCTCTTCCTGTTAGGAGCAACAACAACGAAAGATTTTGCGGATTTAGAAGGCGATAAACAATATGGATGTAATACGTTACCTGTACGATATGGGGTTAAGAAAAGCGCACTGATTATTTCACCATTTTTTGTTATTCCTTGGCTCCTATTACCACTCGGCGCAATGACCGGAATTTTAACCGGAAATAAATCCGCATTAATAATTCTGGGTAGTATTTTAACCGTTTGGGGTATTTTTGTTGATTATTTAATGTTACGCAAACCAGAAGAACTTGCAACTGATGAAAATCATATCTCCTGGAAGCATATGTATTTAATGATGTTTGTCGCCCAAATCGGATTTGCCATATCGTATATGTTATAAAAATCAATACAGGTCGAACATTTATACCCCTCGACCTCCAATTCATTAAAATTAGCTTATCTCTGAAAATCTTTATGCCGTTGGCAATTGCAGAAAATATTTTAGACCTCATCGGAAATACACCGTTAGTCAAATTACATCATCTTTTCCGACCAAATTCGGCGACAGTTTATGCAAAACTTGAATTCCAGAATCCGGGTGGAAGCGTGAAAGACCGAATTTGTATAGCAATGCTCGAAGAAGCGGAAAAGCGCGGATTAATTAAACCGGGTTCAACTATAGTTGAACCGACGAGCGGAAACACCGGCATAGGGTTAGCGCTGGTTGCTGCGGTAAAAAAATATCGGCTCATTTTAACGATGCCGGAATCAATGAGTGAAGAACGGATAAAAATGCTGAAGTTGTATGGAGCAGAAGTGATTCTCACTCCGGCAAAAGACGGTATGCTTGGTGCGATTGCAAAAGCGGAAGAAATTATCGCGAATACTCCCGGTGCATTTATGCCGCAACAGTTTAAAAATCCAGCGAATCCGGCGATACATCGGAAAACTACCGGTCCGGAAATTTTTAAAGCGCTCAAAGGTAACCTTGACGCGGTAGTTATCGGCGTTGGAACCGGCGGAACGTTAACAGGAATAGCCGAATTTTTAAAAAAGAAGAAACCGGCGATTAAAATCATTGCCGTTGAACCAGCATCGTCAGCGGTTCTCTCCGGTAAAAAAGCTGGACCGCATACTATTCAAGGGATAGGTGCCGGATTTATTCCAGAAGTGTTAAATCCAAAGGTTATAGATGAAATTGTTTGTATTAACGATACTGAAGCGTATCAAATGGCAAAACGATTGGCTACCGAAGAAGGGATACTTGCTGGGATATCGAGCGGAGCCGCGGTGGCTGCAGCAAGCAAAATAGCAGAACAATTAGGACAGGGAAAAATTGTGGTCGTCATTCTGCCGGATCGTGGTGAACGATACTTAAGTGTTGCAGAATTTAGTTAATGGATTCTTTTTTCTCCCACGGTGGAACTAAATTTAAATCCCGAATTTTTTGATAGAGATTTCTTCGACTCATATCCGCAGCTTTTGCTGCTGCTGTAATATTCCACTGATATCGAGTTAATAACGAATTAAAATAGTGTCGTTCGAAAACAGTTTTCGCTTCCTGATATGTTTTTTGCTGAATTAACGATTCGACTTCCGAAACCATTTCGGGGGTTTTAGCAGCGATAATTTGAGCCGGAAGGTCAGTCGGTAAAATTTTTTCTGAATCGGATAAGGTAAATAATTGTTCAATGATATTTTCTAATTCGCGAATATTTCCAGGCCAAGAATAGTTGATTAATAACTGCATTGCTGCCGGGGTAATAACCAATTCTTTTTTCCGTTTCGATTTTTTGGATAAACGAGTTAAACATCGGTCAATCAGTTTCGGAATATCTTCTTTCCGTTCGCGTAATGGGGGAAGATGGATGGGAATGACATTTAACCGAAAAAATAAATCTTCACGAAACATCTTTTGTCT encodes:
- a CDS encoding DUF92 domain-containing protein, whose protein sequence is MEITHSFIQAILVNGIIAGIAYYTKVVRKSGIIGGLLVGIPIYYFLGYRGFIILFAMFILGTLATKIGFRTKQDLGLAEAEAGARGFTNVIAKCLPGVVFAFLSSFADEYSGFFFKAMSLGFITSFATGAFDTVSGEIGQVYGKRAFTLLPPKKAKPGTEGAISFEGTLAGLLAALIVILLGYWLILSQCPMKFKQAVFIPITAAIIANLIESILGSQFEQKQLLGKFGSNLINITLGGTLAVLLFRIL
- the cysK gene encoding cysteine synthase A, with translation MAIAENILDLIGNTPLVKLHHLFRPNSATVYAKLEFQNPGGSVKDRICIAMLEEAEKRGLIKPGSTIVEPTSGNTGIGLALVAAVKKYRLILTMPESMSEERIKMLKLYGAEVILTPAKDGMLGAIAKAEEIIANTPGAFMPQQFKNPANPAIHRKTTGPEIFKALKGNLDAVVIGVGTGGTLTGIAEFLKKKKPAIKIIAVEPASSAVLSGKKAGPHTIQGIGAGFIPEVLNPKVIDEIVCINDTEAYQMAKRLATEEGILAGISSGAAVAAASKIAEQLGQGKIVVVILPDRGERYLSVAEFS
- a CDS encoding 4Fe-4S binding protein → MFKEKLVLNFPHSTIDQPIIYRLIKDHDVEVNILRARITPKEEGEMVVELTGRSKQHLQQVRDYLIAHGVKLQPLEKDITWIQDRCTHCTVCVAVCPVRAFKVDLKTKEITFDREKCIACELCIPACPYRAMEIRI
- a CDS encoding UPF0280 family protein codes for the protein MHQERTYRARSVASDLVRFEVGIQETDLLIFAERDLKAEATAAVLKYRNQIEDYIIQDPEFQTILVPYPVSELAPQIVKQMAAAANQANVGPMAAIAGAIADFVALDLADNTRDLIIENGGDIYIRTQKPRRILIYAGNSPYSEKVGIEIRPEQTPCGVCTSSGTVGHSLSFGKADAVTIVAKTATLADAVATAVGNIIKEPTDINAGIAFARNIQGITGVVIIIKDKLGVWGDIQLWK
- a CDS encoding UbiA family prenyltransferase codes for the protein MKIIEKIKLYWNFTRPFTLVAPALGFFSGGITAVGSRAHRVGLSFFQEINWMQDVYFILLGSLMAATLNAASNVLNQIYDLPIDKFNKPNRPLCTGIISIHSAKIYAGFLYAIALLLGWFVAPHGRHECFWLAFIAAVFTYIYSVPPIRTKRLGMIANITIAIPRGVMLKVAGWSAGLTIFLAEPWYIGLIFGLFLLGATTTKDFADLEGDKQYGCNTLPVRYGVKKSALIISPFFVIPWLLLPLGAMTGILTGNKSALIILGSILTVWGIFVDYLMLRKPEELATDENHISWKHMYLMMFVAQIGFAISYML